The genomic stretch ttaaatatgtctagtatttatgaaaaatattatgtaataaaatataaaaataaagaaaacaaTAACAGATTaaaattttgatatatacaAGAATTATtcgtatttaatttttttttttttttttttttatagacgCTGAAACCATTTATATCTCTTGTGGGAAATAAATCTGGTATGaatgaaaattaaaaaatatgaaaatgtttaaaacatttttacgtagaaataaaataaataaatatatatatatatatatatatatatatatatatatatatagacataTGTCAAACTATCTTTTCACATTATATTAATTGTTACATTTATTaacatgttttttttttttttttttccttttttgtaTAGATTTAGCAGATGAAAACTGTGCTTTAGTTCGAGAAGCAGAAAATTTTTCGTAAGTATTATGAATTAttggaaataaaaataatattcttatgtaaatttcattttatataaataatacatatatatatatatatatatatatatttatgtttttttttttttttccttttttttttttagtaatGAACATATGGTTCAACTTTGGCTGACTTCAGCTTATACAGGAAAAAACGTAAAGAAGGtaaaaaaacatttatttattcaaaaaataaatgaaatattaaagataacttataataataattatatcaaaaattattatacatatatgttttacAGCTATTTCTTCATACTATTAATATGGTCTACAACAATACTAATTTGTGGAAATATGACATAGAAGaggtattatattaataaaaaaggaaatatatatatatatatgtatatatttttgttattttattttccattatttgatatttatatttatttttttgtttagtCTGGATCTGAGTCGTCTGAAAgttaatattaaaacaaaaactttatattttatttataaaatgtagGAAggatttttcatcatttaatattttttattttttaagaaacGAATAATTTgcattaacaaaaaaattaatataaataatttatcaatttttttgttacaagtaaaaaattttcaagatgtccttatttaataatttcaaaaaaaaaaaaaaaaaaaatttcatataaataaaattaatactGTTATATAACAAAGcgtatttattttgtatacattttaaaagggtaattattaatatataatataatactcttctcatttttttattgttttttttttttttttttttaattttaataaatatataattttaaaaatatattcatatatatatatatatatatatatatatatgcaaaataattcatttaaaaaaactaTTCATTTTTCAATTGAAATTGTAAATTCATTTTGccaattaaataaaattgaacaaaaaaaaaaaaaacaaaatttcaaaatatgtaaaaaatatatctatttttttttttttaaatcagaCTTCTGTAAAGATGAatgttaataaaagaaaacagatataatttatttcatatatttttttctttttcttttgtatatatgtttatttttattttaattttttatgctATGAAAACATCAAAATAATGTGGATAAACAAAATAGGAAATAAAAGTGCTTCATTTATTAATCATAAGCATTTTCATCCAggtatgtaaatatatataaatatatataaatatatatatatatatatatattatatttatttaataaacttatgatattgttatttatatataagacgaatatataaatatatgataaccATATATGATTTAccttttcattatttcaatatatacatatatatatatatatatatatatatatattatttcatttaggtaatataaaaaatttggaGAGAGTATGGCTAGCTGAggagaatgaaaaaaaacgaaaagaagaagaagaaaaatactTAAAGAAAAGAGAAGAgcaatataaattatatgaattaaaaaaacaattacgaaaaaatgaagaagaaaataaaaatgatgtacacaatatattatatgatataaataacgAATTGAAAAAGGAGAAttcctttaaaaaaaaaattttacataATAGTATTTCAAATGAAACTACCcctaatgaaaatattgtaAATAAGATACTTATAAGATCAAAATATGATGAagacatatttttaaaaaatcataGATCTATTTATGGTTCTTAttatgataaagaaaaaaacaaatgggGTTTCAAGTGTTGTACAAATATAGATAAGAATTCAAAATGtacaaataatacaaattgtagttataatttaaataataatcttattaaaaaagattTAACTAAATCAAAGaacaaaaagaagaaaaaaaaaaaacttatagTTGATAATAGTATAACAGCTGTtttgaataaaatatgataatccaaaaaaatcaaataaaataaaataaaataaaataaaatcataaagtacaaaaagaaaataaaaaaaggtgTTTTCagtttgttcattttttattatatggtaataagatattatatatatatatatatatatgtctttAATTAATCaagatttatataattttttttttttttttttttttatagttataattattaaatacgTATTATATacgtattatatattattttatattgatttatttcatttcatttcaatttgtctttttttttttttttttttttttttttgtttgatgtttatgtaaataattaaataaaaacaattagacataaatattttattattcttattatttttttcttgtttttcaATAAATTATACAGTTTTCAAATATTCTTTAAAgtgttaaatataaataaaagcaatatacataaaaaaaaaagaagaaaaaaaaaaaaaaaaaaaaattaaaaaagtgtattttttaacaattcacataaaaaaaaaaatgaaataaaataataaacaaaataaaagaaatatatggaaccataataaacaataataaatatatattttgaataaatgtgtaatataaaatatatatatatatatattatatatataatttatatgtttatttttacctaaaaatttataaattgaacaaaaattaagaaggtataaaaaatataaagtgaataagaaattttaattttaaatataagacaaaatatatatatatatatatatatatatacaaaaacaaCTAATTaatgtataatttaatttatttattatttatattttatttttcaaaactATTTCTTTAAGGTACACTGTTTTTCTGGTTTTTgcataattttttcatttgtttcTAATCCCTGTaaagtaaaatattaaatatatatatatatataataaataaataagaatataaatgtattattcaACATAAGGATGacgtacatatttttataattaacaatatggatgaatatatacatttaaaattttatttaaaaataaaaaatatatataatgagaaaaatgtatacatatataaatatatatatatatatatatatatatatatatatatatttttttttttttttttttttttttttctcttttaccTTTGCTCTCCTAATATAGTTAACAATATCGGTTGCTGTATTTTCCATTAATTTGACATCAAAATCctcatcatatataaatgttgatgtatcatttaataagaatatatcttcatttaatttattccAATGACTAAATTGAATATCATAAATAACATTTCCAGAACATTTAGATCTTAATTCTTCTGCTAATTTGAAAGAATTGAATAAAGGCAAATAAGCATCAATacaatataagaaataaccatcttttatttcttctgaTAAAATAGAACATctcctttttaataatacattatacACTTTTCCTAATACAGTACTTTCACATGTCAAATTTAATCTTAACATAGGTTCAAATATtcttaatttattttgttgCATAGAATTTAAACATGCCTCTTTCATTAATGCAATGATATTACCtgcattaattttttcttctgtattttcttcattactATTTACATCTTCGAACATTTCATCTTTGGATTCTTCATCAATAATAAGTCCCTCAATAATAAAGAGTGTTC from Plasmodium falciparum 3D7 genome assembly, chromosome: 13 encodes the following:
- a CDS encoding step II splicing factor, putative, which translates into the protein MWINKIGNKSASFINHKHFHPGNIKNLERVWLAEENEKKRKEEEEKYLKKREEQYKLYELKKQLRKNEEENKNDVHNILYDINNELKKENSFKKKILHNSISNETTPNENIVNKILIRSKYDEDIFLKNHRSIYGSYYDKEKNKWGFKCCTNIDKNSKCTNNTNCSYNLNNNLIKKDLTKSKNKKKKKKKLIVDNSITAVLNKI